CCTCCCCGAGGTCCTCGTTGCCCAGCCCAGGAGCAGGATTACAGAAGAGCTGGCAGACTAACTGTGGCTGTTGGAAGTTAACGGTTCACAGTAAACTTCGCTTGTTCCTTGACACCGACCGACCGGTCGGTCAAAATTTCAGGTATAGGTAATCCGTAATCAGTAATCCGTAACCAGATAAAGCTGATCTTTTTTAATGGAATCTCGCTGGTAAACACTGGCTGCTCTTTGCGGAGGATGGTCCAGGATGGCTACTATTTCAGGCGGAATGCATTTTTCTTTCTCCTCCCTCCTGCCTCCTCCCTCCTCCCTGCCTCCTCTCTCCTCCCGGTATTAACCAATGTCGGCGAGAAGGATCGACAGGGAGAACAAGAAACACGATATCGCCCTCGCGGCCATGTCCGTTTTTGCCGATCACGGATTTGATTCCACATCCATGAGCAGGGTAGCCTCTGAAGCGGGTATCGGCAAAGGCACGATCTACGAGTATTTTTCCTCCAAGGACGACCTCATCGCCACATCCATCCGCCTCTGGATGCAGAACATGGCCGAGGAAACGGAAAAGGCTCTCGAAGCGATCCCGGACCCCGAGAGCCGCCTGAGGGCCTACGTCCACTCCTTTGTTGATATGTTCCTCACCGATGAGAAGATGCCCCGGCTCATGGTCTCCTGTTTCCAGTTTT
This bacterium DNA region includes the following protein-coding sequences:
- a CDS encoding TetR/AcrR family transcriptional regulator yields the protein MSARRIDRENKKHDIALAAMSVFADHGFDSTSMSRVASEAGIGKGTIYEYFSSKDDLIATSIRLWMQNMAEETEKALEAIPDPESRLRAYVHSFVDMFLTDEKMPRLMVSCFQFFMTRRSDTKFSDTLRIMFRAGVSSIERILLDGMEAGVFRIESYQDAERIAVNLTAFLDGICLDYLATGGVFDLREQVEYYMRYLLEADIK